From one Triticum urartu cultivar G1812 chromosome 3, Tu2.1, whole genome shotgun sequence genomic stretch:
- the LOC125546140 gene encoding 60S ribosomal export protein NMD3-like, with protein sequence MASPHPLPGDMLFLPPPSQAAAAACTTLCCLCGVPMPPNAANTCAPCLRARVDVTDGAPRHAAVVHCPSCSSYLEPPRRCTRAAPESAELLPLLLRRVQRPIQRLGVTLTAAEFVFTEPHSKRIRLRLRLRREVLPGRGLALERDHAVEFTVHDRLCDPCGRARAGPDQDQWCAVVQLRQRASHRRTLLHLEQRLAALGAAGSATRVDVTGAGGIDFFFASRSHAAGLVTLIASLAPARVADAARQLVSHDTKSNTYRHRHAFSVELCPVCRDDLVFLPREASRALGGLGPLVLCVRVTDTLALLDASTHRVVSLGIKDYDRHRFEPALTSRQLVEYVVLDVDLSPATGDTTAARFGYRTAYMQVARASELGRSNAVVTVRTHLGHLLGPGDRALGYDLRGANANNLDVDSHCLPDAVLVKKIYEKGGDGDRMQEDGGRSDDHGVACIDEIAMGIGGIDLDPCDEVELDELLEDLRI encoded by the coding sequence ATGGCGTCGCCTCATCCGCTGCCCGGCGACATGCTGTTCCTCCCTCCCCCATCGCAGGCCGCGGCCGCCGCGTGCACGACGCTCTGCTGCTTGTGCGGCGTGCCGATGCCGCCCAacgcggccaacacctgcgcgcCCTGCCTCCGTGCGCGCGTCGACGTCACCGACGGCGCGCCGCGCCACGCCGCCGTGGTGCACTGCCCGTCGTGCTCATCGTACCTGGAGCCCCCGCGGCGCTGTACGCGCGCCGCCCCGGAGTCGGCCGAGCTCTTGCCGCTCCTCCTTCGCCGCGTCCAGCGCCCGATCCAGCGCCTCGGCGTCACCCTCACCGCGGCTGAGTTCGTGTTCACTGAGCCGCACTCCAAGCGCATCAGGCTCCGCCTCCGCCTTCGCCGCGAGGTCCTCCCCGGCCGCGGCCTCGCGCTGGAGCGGGACCACGCCGTCGAGTTCACCGTCCACGACCGCCTCTGCGACCCCTGCGGCCGGGCCCGCGCCGGCCCCGACCAGGACCAGTGGTGCGCCGTCGTGCAGCTGCGGCAGCGCGCGTCGCACCGCCGCACGCTGCTCCACCTCGAGCAGCGGCTGGCCGCCCTCGGCGCGGCCGGCTCGGCGACCCGCGTCGACGTAACCGGCGCCGGCGGGATCGATTTCTTCTTCGCGTCCCGCTCCCACGCTGCCGGCCTTGTCACCCTCATCGCCTCCCTCGCGCCGGCGCGCGTGGCGGACGCGGCGAGGCAGCTCGTGTCGCATGACACCAAGAGCAACACGTACCGCCACCGGCACGCCTTCTCCGTGGAGCTCTGCCCGGTGTGCCGCGATGACCTCGTCTTCCTTCCGAGGGAGGCGTCGCGCGCGCTCGGCGGGCTCGGGCCGCTCGTGCTCTGTGTCAGGGTCACCGACACGCTGGCCCTCCTCGACGCCTCCACCCACCGCGTTGTCAGCCTCGGCATCAAGGACTACGACCGGCACAGGTTCGAGCCCGCGCTCACCAGCCGCCAGCTCGTGGAGTACGTAGTGCTGGACGTCGACCTCTCGCCGGCCACCGGCGACACCACGGCCGCCAGGTTCGGGTACCGGACAGCATACATGCAGGTGGCCCGTGCGTCAGAGCTGGGCAGGAGCAACGCCGTCGTCACCGTGAGGACGCACCTCGGGCACCTCCTGGGCCCCGGTGACCGCGCGCTCGGCTACGACCTTCGTGGCGCCAACGCCAACAACCTGGACGTGGATAGCCACTGCTTGCCGGATGCTGTGCTCGTCAAGAAGATCTACGAGaagggcggcgacggcgacaggATGCAGGAGGACGGCGGCAGGAGCGATGACCATGGCGTCGCGTGCATCGACGAGATCGCCATGGGGATTGGCGGCATTGATCTGGACCCGTGCGACGAGGTGGAGCTTGATGAATTGCTCGAGGACCTCAGAATCTGA
- the LOC125546141 gene encoding protein RETICULATA-RELATED 4, chloroplastic-like: MASAVPPSSSAVKILPNAFFPRSHHHPSACTSLRSKNRTSTRVTCAAGRRSHALPSAGDGNGRNNGGGGGSGGGDDSEGGGGGDGSDGGGNGDGSDGNRGAALFARPQDWWRADLVAAVEAPQLLCFKVFGERLLTDDLFPVRTAAAISFNAIAKTAAEYEKRGENFIKEIDIVIADAVKAIATNFTLVYLPTSISLQPPLGNKIALVARLYLYLNGLVTIASTGPKFFTVGASASLPSQIDAGVPQAPIITRKAFIQELDDKAVEKKWSSYFEVKAEVSAGTAPAKATALWSYSSSGESQGNSSGQSRENGTA, from the exons ATGGCCTCCGCCGTGCCGCCCTCCTCCTCCGCTGTCAAGATCCTCCCCAACGCCTTTTTCCCCCGCTCTCACCACCACCCTTCGGCCTGCACCTCCCTTCGCTCTAAGAACCGTACCAGCACCCGCGTCACCTGCGCAGCTGGCCGTCGATCCCACGCCCTCCCCTCCGCCGGCGACGGAAACGGTCGTAacaatggcggcggcggcggcagcggcggcggagatgactccgaaggcggcggcggcggagatggcTCCGACGGCGGCGGCAACGGAGATGGCTCCGACGGCAACCGCGGGGCGGCGCTGTTCGCGCGGCCACAGGATTGGTGGAGGGCCGACCtggtggcggcggtggaggcCCCGCAGCTGCTGTGCTTCAAAGTGTTCGGGGAGAGGCTCCTCACGGACGACCTTTTCCCCGTCAGGACCGCCGCGGCAATCAGCTTCAACGCAATAGCAAAG ACTGCAGCAGAGTATGAAAAGAGAGGGGAGAATTTTATCAAAGAGATTGACATCGTCATCGCGGATGCG GTTAAGGCAATAGCTACAAATTTTACGCTTGTCTATCTACCAACTAGTATATCTCTGCAGCCACCACTTGGGAACAAG ATTGCTTTGGTTGCAAGATTGTACTTATATCTGAACGGGCTAGTAACAATTGCG AGTACCGGCCCAAAGTTTTTCACAGTTGGAGCCAGTGCTTCTCTG CCTTCCCAGATTGACGCTGGTGTGCCCCAAGCACCAATCATAACAAGGAAGGCTTTCATCCAGGAACTTGATGACAAAGCTGTGGAAAAGAAGTGGTCGTCATACTTTGAAGTTAAAGCTGAGGTCTCAGCTGGGACAGCTCCCGCAAAGGCTACAGCACTTTGGTCATACAGTTCGTCTGGAGAATCCCAGGGGAATTCGTCTGGACAATCCCGAGAGAATGGAACAGCCTAA